A DNA window from Caldilineales bacterium contains the following coding sequences:
- a CDS encoding HigA family addiction module antidote protein: MNTKIAPVHPGEILLEEFLQPFGISQYRLAHDIGVHPRRINEIVHGKRAITADTALRLSRYFGLSERYWLNLQTCYDLEVEKDRLEGRLEQEVRVFSAPPFSPTPA, translated from the coding sequence ATGAACACCAAAATTGCCCCTGTCCATCCCGGCGAGATTTTGCTGGAAGAGTTTTTGCAGCCGTTTGGCATCAGTCAATATCGGCTGGCGCACGACATCGGCGTCCACCCGCGGCGCATCAATGAGATCGTGCACGGCAAGCGCGCCATCACCGCCGATACGGCCCTTCGACTCTCGCGCTACTTCGGGCTATCGGAGCGCTACTGGCTCAATCTCCAGACGTGTTACGATCTCGAGGTGGAGAAAGATCGACTGGAAGGCCGCCTGGAGCAGGAAGTCCGCGTGTTCAGCGCCCCGCCCTTCTCTCCTACACCAGCCTGA
- a CDS encoding sugar ABC transporter substrate-binding protein, whose amino-acid sequence MRSKHIFLFIVLALFAALVLSACNPPAAAPQPAATQAPAEQPAEPTAAPEPVTITWAFWGSPEEAASHKVVADAFMAAHPEIKIELWNQPWDDYFTKIQALWASNDAKTIPDIAFLWPTPQYAAEGVLENLDSYIKASGYDLNDYWPGLLESASYNGSVYGFPRDIEVNVLYYNKDLFDAAGVEYPDENWTWDDLLAAAEKLTVKDASGNVTQYALAAEGGKFYKWLNQNNGAVLDDYRNPSKCALAEPASVAGIKFFSDMMDKGYAMRPADLNQAGGDAGVFQSGQAAMILQNTSRVSAFNKASMNYDVAVVPIPAGGKRWNGAGGAAWVMSSGSDNKDAAWTFLQWLQSTDGGEKIYTERGEIFPALQSTANSPVFMTDQPPANKKGIITEAAASGVGGFGYFPEWGELDGSVLGPTMDTIWAGEATPEEALPALCEQVNQFLKDKGYPK is encoded by the coding sequence ATGAGAAGCAAGCATATCTTCCTGTTCATCGTTCTGGCGCTGTTTGCCGCGCTTGTTCTGTCGGCCTGCAATCCGCCGGCCGCGGCGCCGCAACCGGCCGCCACCCAGGCGCCCGCCGAGCAGCCCGCCGAACCCACCGCCGCCCCTGAACCGGTCACCATCACCTGGGCCTTCTGGGGCAGCCCCGAAGAAGCCGCCAGCCACAAAGTCGTCGCCGACGCCTTCATGGCCGCGCATCCCGAGATCAAGATCGAGCTTTGGAATCAGCCCTGGGATGATTACTTCACCAAGATCCAGGCGCTGTGGGCCAGCAACGACGCCAAAACGATCCCGGACATCGCCTTCCTGTGGCCGACGCCGCAGTACGCAGCCGAGGGTGTGCTGGAGAATCTGGATTCCTACATCAAGGCTTCGGGCTATGACCTGAACGACTACTGGCCCGGGCTGCTGGAATCGGCCAGTTACAACGGCAGCGTCTACGGTTTCCCGCGCGATATCGAGGTCAACGTCCTCTACTACAACAAGGATCTCTTCGATGCCGCTGGCGTCGAATACCCTGATGAAAATTGGACGTGGGACGACCTTTTGGCTGCCGCCGAAAAACTGACGGTGAAGGACGCCAGCGGCAATGTGACGCAGTATGCGCTGGCAGCCGAGGGCGGCAAGTTCTACAAGTGGCTGAATCAGAACAATGGCGCTGTGCTGGACGATTACCGCAACCCGAGCAAGTGCGCATTGGCCGAACCGGCCTCGGTGGCGGGCATCAAGTTCTTCTCTGACATGATGGACAAAGGCTATGCCATGCGCCCGGCCGACCTCAACCAGGCTGGCGGCGACGCCGGCGTGTTCCAGAGCGGACAGGCGGCCATGATCCTGCAGAACACCAGCCGCGTCTCGGCCTTCAACAAAGCCAGCATGAACTACGATGTGGCGGTCGTGCCCATCCCTGCGGGCGGCAAGCGCTGGAACGGCGCTGGCGGCGCCGCCTGGGTGATGAGCAGCGGCAGCGACAACAAAGATGCGGCCTGGACGTTCTTGCAGTGGCTGCAGAGCACCGACGGCGGCGAAAAGATCTATACCGAGCGCGGCGAGATCTTCCCCGCCCTGCAATCCACCGCCAATAGCCCGGTGTTCATGACCGATCAGCCCCCGGCCAACAAGAAAGGCATCATCACCGAAGCGGCGGCCTCGGGCGTGGGTGGTTTCGGCTACTTCCCCGAATGGGGTGAACTCGACGGCTCGGTGCTCGGCCCGACCATGGACACGATCTGGGCCGGCGAAGCCACGCCCGAAGAAGCCCTGCCCGCCCTGTGCGAGCAGGTGAATCAGTTCCTGAAGGACAAGGGTTATCCGAAGTAA
- a CDS encoding AAA family ATPase, which yields MISHLKVKNYRSLADIAVDFEALTVLVGLNGSGKSNLVDVLRFVSEALMHGLGSAIINRHGMGALRRWSRKGRPYDVEIELKVSGNGDLVASYQLSLGSESRGGYRVKSEHCEVYDRSSPFPKPIARFLTIDGNWLMPPMDVAPALQPTALGLPLLTGLEPFRQVYDLLTNTSFYNIVPNDLAEPQKPVNAYPLMERGDNLASLLRDLRRSHATVSKELEDALNSVTGDVLGYQVAQVGGYLVTKLRHAGAGKDQQPLFELSQESDGTLRMLGILSALYQTPPRGLIVLEEPELTIHPGAMGLLWEEIVTATRQRQTQVILTTHSPDLLDMCEADQIRVVEKINGMTHVGPVAEEQKQIIQQKLFAPGQLLQAQGLRRAGAA from the coding sequence ATGATCAGCCATCTCAAGGTCAAGAACTATCGAAGTCTGGCCGATATTGCCGTCGATTTCGAGGCATTGACCGTTCTGGTCGGATTGAATGGTTCCGGCAAGAGTAATTTGGTGGACGTACTGCGTTTTGTTTCCGAGGCCCTGATGCATGGGCTGGGCTCTGCCATCATCAACCGCCACGGCATGGGCGCGCTGCGTCGTTGGTCAAGAAAAGGCCGGCCCTATGACGTGGAAATTGAGCTTAAGGTGAGTGGCAATGGCGATCTGGTTGCCAGCTACCAACTGTCACTAGGCAGCGAATCGCGCGGCGGCTACCGGGTGAAATCTGAGCATTGTGAGGTCTATGACCGGTCATCGCCATTTCCGAAGCCGATTGCACGATTCCTGACCATCGATGGCAATTGGCTCATGCCACCAATGGATGTTGCGCCGGCCTTGCAGCCAACCGCACTGGGCCTGCCTCTGCTGACAGGGCTTGAGCCGTTTCGGCAAGTGTATGACCTGCTCACCAACACGAGTTTCTACAATATCGTGCCGAACGACCTGGCGGAACCACAGAAACCTGTCAATGCCTATCCCCTGATGGAACGTGGCGATAACCTTGCCAGTCTGCTCAGAGATTTGCGACGAAGTCATGCCACTGTCTCAAAGGAATTGGAGGATGCCTTGAACAGTGTGACAGGCGATGTCCTGGGCTATCAAGTCGCGCAAGTGGGGGGCTATTTGGTGACGAAGTTGCGTCATGCCGGCGCCGGCAAAGACCAACAGCCATTGTTCGAGTTATCTCAAGAATCAGATGGCACGCTACGGATGCTTGGTATTTTGTCTGCGCTCTACCAAACACCCCCTCGTGGGTTGATCGTTCTCGAAGAGCCGGAGTTGACCATCCATCCCGGCGCCATGGGACTGCTTTGGGAGGAGATCGTGACCGCGACGCGGCAACGCCAGACGCAGGTTATTCTGACAACGCACAGTCCGGATCTCCTAGACATGTGCGAAGCCGATCAGATTCGTGTGGTGGAAAAAATCAACGGCATGACCCATGTCGGCCCGGTCGCCGAAGAACAAAAGCAGATCATTCAGCAGAAACTATTCGCACCTGGGCAGTTGCTGCAGGCTCAGGGCCTGAGACGAGCCGGCGCTGCTTGA
- a CDS encoding sugar ABC transporter permease: MTASRSPFRWRPDQQWEAYVFILPGLLGFLVFVFVALAASLGISFLDWGLKGAKGFVGLGNYRELLRDPVFWRAFGNTAFYIVTIVPLQLALGLAIAVALNQAIRARAAFRLIYFLPVVTTIVAGAIVFRLLLAKNGPLADLVNGFGLLTGLPIRLPDMFGSSAYSKWSVVLLTLWKNVGFTLVIYLAALQGVPKELQDAAHVDGANGWQRFRNVTVPLISPTTFFLFVLQTIGAFQLFTEPFVMTRGGPAQSSMPVVQYIYDNAFRFTRMGKASAIAWFLFIFIFGFTLVQNIMQRRWVHYETE; the protein is encoded by the coding sequence ATGACGGCATCCCGCTCCCCCTTCCGCTGGCGGCCTGACCAGCAGTGGGAGGCGTATGTCTTCATCCTGCCGGGGCTGCTGGGGTTCCTGGTCTTCGTCTTCGTGGCGCTGGCGGCGTCGCTGGGGATCAGCTTCCTGGATTGGGGGCTGAAAGGGGCGAAGGGCTTTGTGGGGCTGGGGAATTACCGGGAATTGCTGCGCGACCCGGTGTTCTGGCGGGCGTTCGGGAATACTGCCTTCTACATCGTCACCATCGTCCCGCTGCAACTGGCGCTGGGCCTGGCCATCGCTGTGGCCCTGAACCAGGCCATCCGGGCGCGAGCGGCTTTCCGGCTGATCTACTTCCTGCCGGTGGTCACCACCATCGTCGCCGGGGCCATCGTCTTCCGGCTGCTGCTGGCCAAGAACGGCCCCCTGGCCGACCTGGTCAATGGCTTTGGCCTGCTGACCGGGCTGCCCATACGCCTCCCCGACATGTTCGGCAGCTCGGCCTACTCCAAATGGTCGGTGGTGCTGCTGACGCTGTGGAAAAACGTCGGTTTCACCCTGGTCATCTATCTGGCGGCGCTGCAAGGCGTGCCCAAAGAGTTGCAGGATGCCGCCCATGTCGATGGGGCCAATGGCTGGCAGCGTTTTCGCAACGTCACCGTGCCGTTGATCAGCCCCACCACTTTCTTCCTGTTCGTGTTGCAGACCATCGGCGCCTTTCAGCTCTTCACCGAGCCGTTCGTGATGACCCGCGGCGGCCCCGCACAATCCTCGATGCCGGTGGTGCAGTACATCTACGACAACGCCTTCCGCTTCACGCGCATGGGCAAAGCCTCGGCCATCGCCTGGTTCCTGTTCATCTTCATCTTCGGCTTTACGCTGGTGCAGAACATCATGCAGCGGCGCTGGGTGCACTATGAGACAGAGTGA
- a CDS encoding glycogen debranching protein, which yields MKTERLLDDARDRAMDILQRCVTPHGFRASGLAAGYPQIWARDSMIVFLGAVASGDPGLVAAGRASLATMGQSQSPRGLIQLNINPDTGYVSTENAGAVDGNLWYVLGHYLHFKLTGDCDFFVQHWPTIERAMYWLEYQDMNECGLVEVPEAGDWMDLLAVRYNVLYDNVLYYAATLAYEELAQQLPPEKTCHHPEVGAEGIHERLNLLLWIDRCWVAEHFAEHLEKLKSIRLEWFMLYHNVGTISSRPFYLPWVAFREYGDWCDSLGNCLAILAGVADRHRAEHILRYMHQVGMAEPYPTKAIHPPIYPGEPNWREYYRSRTLNLPHQYHNGGIWPMIGGFHVAALVQHGWKSEAERLLVSLAKANHQGVYQPWEFTEWLHGESGHPMGYAQQAWSAAMFVYAEHAVRSGRLPLFDDLLATKPASARAAEVNEAYDHAGGGPV from the coding sequence ATGAAAACCGAACGCTTGCTCGATGACGCCCGCGACCGGGCGATGGACATCCTGCAAAGGTGCGTGACGCCGCACGGCTTCCGGGCCTCGGGTCTGGCCGCGGGCTACCCGCAAATCTGGGCGCGCGACAGTATGATCGTCTTTCTGGGTGCGGTCGCCAGCGGCGACCCCGGCCTGGTGGCCGCCGGCCGGGCGTCGCTGGCAACGATGGGGCAGAGCCAGTCGCCGCGGGGCCTGATCCAGCTCAACATCAATCCCGACACCGGCTATGTCAGCACCGAAAACGCCGGGGCGGTGGATGGCAACCTGTGGTATGTGTTGGGCCACTATCTGCACTTCAAGTTGACCGGCGATTGCGATTTTTTTGTGCAGCACTGGCCGACGATCGAGCGAGCGATGTATTGGCTGGAATACCAGGACATGAACGAGTGCGGGCTGGTGGAGGTACCGGAGGCGGGCGATTGGATGGATCTGCTGGCCGTCCGCTACAACGTGCTCTACGACAATGTGCTGTACTATGCCGCCACGCTGGCCTATGAGGAACTGGCGCAACAGCTGCCACCGGAGAAGACCTGCCACCATCCCGAAGTTGGGGCCGAGGGCATCCACGAGCGGCTCAACCTGCTGCTGTGGATCGACCGTTGTTGGGTGGCCGAGCACTTCGCCGAACACCTGGAGAAGCTCAAGAGCATCCGGCTGGAGTGGTTCATGCTCTATCACAACGTCGGCACCATCTCCAGCCGGCCGTTCTATCTGCCCTGGGTGGCGTTTCGCGAGTATGGGGATTGGTGCGACAGCCTGGGCAACTGCCTGGCCATCCTCGCCGGCGTCGCCGACCGGCATCGGGCCGAGCACATCCTGCGCTACATGCACCAGGTGGGGATGGCGGAGCCGTATCCCACCAAAGCCATCCACCCGCCCATCTACCCCGGCGAGCCGAACTGGCGCGAGTATTACCGCAGCCGCACGCTCAACCTGCCCCACCAATACCACAACGGCGGCATCTGGCCGATGATCGGCGGCTTCCATGTGGCGGCGCTGGTGCAGCACGGCTGGAAATCGGAGGCCGAGCGGCTGCTGGTCTCGCTGGCCAAAGCCAATCACCAGGGCGTCTACCAGCCGTGGGAGTTCACCGAATGGTTGCACGGCGAGAGCGGCCACCCCATGGGCTATGCACAGCAAGCATGGTCGGCGGCGATGTTCGTCTATGCCGAGCACGCCGTGCGTAGCGGCCGCCTGCCCCTGTTCGACGATCTGCTGGCAACCAAGCCTGCCTCGGCCCGCGCTGCCGAAGTGAACGAAGCCTACGACCATGCCGGCGGCGGGCCGGTGTAA
- a CDS encoding TdeIII family type II restriction endonuclease has translation MIEKQTRAEIKGYLQGFVHALIEEHRPEKRASLVAERRVTYSSKEGGLKPFHEAIIPAEVIRISEFERSFSTKLGTTFEECARLIARQSFEVAQRGYKASGRLPLAAAAKIEEIVAQLGQKEKRLSFLDMIDLVLRIQDDTWVERPAIADLYLKESNGREHFFEIKSPKPNKGQCLEITERLLRIHAIKQANRPSVNAYFAMGYNPYGRLKTSYQHSFSLQYLDIANQLLLGEEFWAYIGGADTFDQLLEIYQEVGYEMGKTIVDALAFDF, from the coding sequence GTGATCGAGAAGCAGACACGCGCAGAAATCAAGGGCTATCTGCAGGGCTTCGTTCATGCCCTGATCGAAGAACATCGCCCCGAGAAGCGCGCATCGCTCGTGGCAGAGAGGCGCGTCACCTATTCGTCAAAAGAGGGTGGTCTCAAACCGTTTCATGAAGCAATCATTCCGGCCGAGGTCATTCGCATCAGCGAGTTCGAACGCTCGTTCTCGACCAAACTTGGAACCACATTCGAAGAATGCGCCCGCCTGATAGCCAGACAGTCTTTCGAGGTCGCACAACGGGGCTACAAGGCGAGCGGGAGGTTGCCTCTCGCTGCTGCGGCGAAAATAGAAGAAATAGTCGCCCAACTCGGCCAAAAGGAGAAAAGGTTATCTTTTCTCGACATGATCGATCTTGTTTTGAGAATCCAGGATGACACCTGGGTTGAACGACCTGCCATTGCCGATCTCTATCTCAAAGAGTCAAATGGGCGCGAACATTTCTTCGAGATCAAATCGCCAAAGCCAAACAAGGGCCAGTGTCTTGAGATAACCGAGAGATTGCTCAGAATTCATGCCATAAAGCAGGCAAACCGCCCATCCGTCAATGCCTACTTTGCGATGGGTTATAATCCTTATGGACGGTTGAAGACATCTTATCAACATAGCTTTTCGCTGCAATACCTCGATATCGCGAATCAGTTGTTACTCGGCGAGGAGTTTTGGGCCTACATCGGCGGGGCTGACACTTTTGATCAGTTGCTGGAAATCTACCAGGAAGTGGGGTATGAGATGGGGAAAACAATCGTAGACGCGCTTGCCTTCGATTTCTGA
- a CDS encoding carbohydrate ABC transporter permease, with translation MSESAGPTFARAGDGRLARYALYAALILGSLLMLLPFLLMLLVSLLPLEAFMSRQFSLGQLTLSNYVETFRVAPFGRYIFNSAVVAVTATVGQMVISSLAAFAFARMRFWGREAIFLLFLATMMIPEQVTLIPRFLIIRELHWYDTFYALIVPNLFTALSVFLLRQYYRGIPLDLDEAARMDGASSLRIWWQVIMPLSWPVLAALTVFRFQAVWNDFLWPLVVTGSDEMRTIPIGLSYFVGQYSTAWNLLMAGSVVALLPVLVIYLLAQKTFIEGITLSGMGGR, from the coding sequence ATGAGTGAATCGGCGGGGCCAACATTTGCACGAGCCGGTGACGGTCGCCTGGCCCGTTACGCTCTCTATGCGGCGTTGATCCTGGGCAGCCTGCTCATGCTGCTGCCGTTCTTGCTCATGCTGCTGGTGTCGCTGCTGCCGCTCGAAGCCTTCATGTCGCGGCAGTTCTCGCTCGGCCAGCTGACGTTGAGCAATTATGTCGAAACCTTTCGGGTGGCGCCCTTTGGCCGCTATATCTTCAACAGCGCCGTGGTGGCGGTCACGGCCACGGTGGGGCAGATGGTGATCTCGTCGCTGGCGGCCTTCGCCTTCGCCCGCATGCGTTTTTGGGGCCGCGAAGCGATCTTCCTCCTCTTCCTGGCCACGATGATGATCCCCGAACAGGTGACGCTGATCCCGCGCTTCCTCATCATCCGCGAGCTGCACTGGTACGACACCTTCTATGCGCTGATCGTCCCCAACCTCTTCACCGCCCTCAGCGTCTTCCTCCTCCGCCAATACTATCGCGGCATCCCGCTCGACCTGGACGAAGCCGCGCGCATGGATGGCGCCTCTAGCCTGCGCATCTGGTGGCAGGTGATCATGCCGCTAAGCTGGCCGGTGCTGGCGGCCCTGACCGTTTTCCGCTTCCAGGCCGTCTGGAACGACTTCCTCTGGCCGCTGGTCGTCACCGGCTCGGACGAGATGCGCACCATCCCCATCGGTCTATCGTATTTCGTCGGCCAGTACAGCACGGCCTGGAATCTGTTGATGGCCGGCTCGGTCGTCGCCCTGCTGCCCGTCCTGGTCATCTACCTGCTGGCGCAGAAAACCTTCATCGAGGGCATCACGCTGTCGGGGATGGGGGGGAGATAG
- a CDS encoding site-specific DNA-methyltransferase: MATQQLSLITNEERRVGWYQDVHPPTRPEEVTPSTKPEDLDLNWRESDLPERIRTKHVHRLHPYLGKFIPQLVEVFLRMYFKPGETVYDPFCGSGTTLVEANVLGVNAIGCDISGFNCLLSKVKTQKYDVSRAKREIIDILQETETHCRPNLFSSAGDEVIKETGNSYLLEWYAPQARKELLTYNSLIGSHSYPDLLKIILSRSARSARLTTHFDLDFPKKPQTESYYCYKHSRSCSPTQEALGFLRRYSLDTIERIVEFAALRTNAQVTVLNADSRYVELPDQIDGIITSPPYVGLIDYHEQHRYAYELLGLTDKRDLEIGAAARGSSQAAKKAYREDIMAVFTHAAQHMRPGSPAVVVVHDKHDLYPEIASACGFKVECVIERHVNRRTGRRAGEFFEEIYVWRRQ; this comes from the coding sequence ATGGCCACTCAACAGTTAAGTCTTATCACCAACGAAGAGCGGCGCGTAGGTTGGTACCAAGATGTCCATCCTCCAACCCGGCCGGAGGAGGTCACACCCAGCACAAAACCAGAAGACCTGGACCTGAATTGGCGCGAAAGCGATTTGCCGGAACGAATACGGACCAAGCACGTTCATCGCTTGCATCCATATCTGGGAAAGTTTATTCCTCAACTGGTTGAGGTCTTTCTGCGCATGTATTTCAAGCCAGGCGAGACCGTATACGATCCATTTTGTGGCTCTGGCACGACGCTCGTCGAGGCCAACGTGTTGGGCGTTAATGCCATTGGCTGTGATATCTCTGGGTTCAACTGTTTGCTTTCAAAGGTGAAGACTCAGAAATATGATGTTTCGCGAGCGAAAAGGGAGATTATTGATATTTTGCAGGAAACTGAAACCCATTGTCGTCCTAATTTGTTTTCCTCGGCTGGCGATGAAGTGATCAAAGAAACCGGCAATAGTTATCTTTTGGAATGGTATGCACCGCAAGCAAGAAAAGAATTGTTGACTTACAATAGTTTGATTGGCAGTCATTCTTATCCTGATTTGCTCAAGATTATCCTATCTCGCTCTGCGCGTTCTGCTCGCTTGACAACTCATTTCGACCTTGATTTTCCTAAAAAACCGCAAACAGAATCTTACTACTGCTATAAGCACTCTCGATCTTGCAGCCCGACACAAGAGGCGCTAGGTTTTCTGCGCCGCTACAGTTTAGATACGATTGAGAGGATTGTGGAATTTGCAGCACTGCGCACAAACGCTCAAGTCACCGTTCTCAACGCAGATTCAAGATACGTCGAACTGCCCGACCAAATAGATGGAATCATTACTTCCCCACCTTATGTTGGCTTGATTGACTATCACGAACAGCATCGCTATGCCTACGAGCTTTTGGGCCTGACCGATAAGCGCGATCTCGAGATCGGCGCAGCCGCTCGCGGCTCATCGCAAGCGGCAAAGAAAGCTTATCGTGAAGACATCATGGCAGTGTTCACACACGCCGCACAGCATATGAGACCAGGATCACCGGCAGTTGTGGTTGTGCATGATAAACATGATCTGTATCCTGAAATTGCGAGCGCCTGTGGGTTCAAAGTGGAGTGTGTGATCGAGCGACATGTCAATCGCCGCACAGGTCGCCGCGCCGGGGAGTTCTTCGAGGAAATCTATGTTTGGAGGCGGCAGTGA